One Coffea eugenioides isolate CCC68of chromosome 2, Ceug_1.0, whole genome shotgun sequence genomic window, GAAAAATGTAGCCACCAAGATGAACAGCGTTTTGGTGAATCCAACGGCCATGGTGGCGAGTAACTTGTCAGTGTCGTTAGTTATGCCTGCCTTGTCGAATATTCTGGGGCTGTACAAAACCACAGCGTCAATGCCGCTGGATTGTTGGAAAAAATGGATACCAGCGCCCGCCAGTAAAATGTGAAGGACCGATGGAGTGGGGTGGACCAGCAGATCCCTCCAAACTCCTTCGCCGTGGCTTTTTTTAGAGACCGCCACGACGTCGTCGTTGCAGTGCTCGGGAATACCCGCGGCTTCCTTGATGTCGGACAATCTCAGCTGCGCTTCTTCTAACGAATCCGAGGTTTTGTCCAAAACTCCCTTGGCTTCGCCGAGCCGACCCTGCATGACCAGCCACCGGGGCGACTCGGGCATTGCCAGGACTCCTAAGGCCAGGAAAACAGACGGGACTGCTCCGATTCCCAGCATAAAACGCCAACCCAAGTGAGGTGGGAGTTTGGAAAATCCATAATTTGATACGTAGCCCAGCAATATGCCTGTCGACAAAAAACCACTGATGAGTCGCTACTAGTAGTACTAGTTACTTGCCATTGTTTGATAGATTCAAATCTCAAACTTTTTTAAACtgagaggttttttttttcaggcaATACATACAATCCAATCCATTCCCCTTGCTATATACATACAATCCAATCCATTCCCCTTGCTATATCCAACCCAACATttcccttctctttttttttttccctgtaaCGACACATCTAATCTAACTTAACTTACTCCTATTCTTACACGAACCTACTTATTCTAACAGGAACCTACTTTAGGAAGTGGTCCAACTGAACCGAAGGAACCTAACGAAACTAAATCACTGTCAGACCAAATTGATGCACCATACACCCTTATGAATTTAGAACATTTCCCTAATTTAAGTTACTAAGAGTTTTTCTCCTTCCGTGGTGATCTAATTTAAGTTCTGCGGATCGGTGTGGTATTAATTATGTCTAGCGTAATAATTCGATCGGTCTGGTATTTGATGTTTGACCGTTGCTCTCTTTAGTTTTTACAGCAAGACAaggggtttgtttggattgaggattatttgccaaaatttatttgtttacatcatcattacaattttcaatacacttttttatattctcaattacctttttatctcacatacatcacatcacaaaaagtgttacagtaaaaatatctcaaataatttacaatccgaACAGAGCCAAGATTAACGCATCATTTGGTTTATTGGTTTGATTAAGGATTAGGAATTAAGAATATTTGTTCAACTTCCAAAGGTGTTGGTTTGTGGCTAACCCCTATGTGGAGCGTGGACCCATATGTAGAATTTTCTTTCCCATAATTAAAAACTAGTACTAATATAATAAATGATTGACAAAAATGATGCTATCTTACGACCGCTATCCCTTGCTGAAGCTAAATTCAACGAGGGAGGGAATCAGTGACGGGCTGGCAGGTGGCGTGAAAATGAAGcgtattatttatttttgtaaaatttggTAGGGATAGCAACTTATTATGCAGAAGAAACGTACTTAGTCCCACCTAACAGGTAACGTGTTACTTGTCAGTATTGTATCGTGCATACCCAATACCGATGCATCaataaaagatttaaaaaaatgaaaaacgaaAAATAGGTTGCGTCAAACAAGTCAATTATCATGTGTATAACCTTTTACTCCAgaggttttttttctttttgttttccattttttatttgttcctATCTATTTCTAGTGAACTATGCAAAtcaggatatatatatatatatagtatataTTAAAGAGAACACAACACACCGGCGTTAATAAACACTTCAGGGAAGGAAGTAAGGAAGCCGCGGGACGACGCCGGAGAGACCTCAGCTGTATAGACGGGAGCTATCATGAGTGCATAACCGACTCCAACGCCTGCAACGAACCTGCCAACCATTAGGAAGGCATAGTTGGTGGAGAAGCCCATCAACAGTGCACCGGCGAAGAATATAGCCGAAGCAAACACTATTGTGAGCCGGCGGCCAACCCAGTCGGAAGTCCGCCCCGCAGCAGCTGATCCCAGGAGAGAGAAGAG contains:
- the LOC113761242 gene encoding polyol transporter 5-like translates to MGTRKPAGNDVFSGQTPKVIADFDPPKKPKRNKYALACSFLASMTSVLLGYDIGVMSGAAIYIKRDFKLSDVKVEILVGILNLFSLLGSAAAGRTSDWVGRRLTIVFASAIFFAGALLMGFSTNYAFLMVGRFVAGVGVGYALMIAPVYTAEVSPASSRGFLTSFPEVFINAGILLGYVSNYGFSKLPPHLGWRFMLGIGAVPSVFLALGVLAMPESPRWLVMQGRLGEAKGVLDKTSDSLEEAQLRLSDIKEAAGIPEHCNDDVVAVSKKSHGEGVWRDLLVHPTPSVLHILLAGAGIHFFQQSSGIDAVVLYSPRIFDKAGITNDTDKLLATMAVGFTKTLFILVATFFLDKVGRRPLLLSSVAGMIGSLALLGVGLTIVDHSDHKMVWAIALCLIMVLAYVSFFSIGLGPITWVYSSEIFPLRLRAQGCSIGVAANRVTSGVISMTFLSLSKAITTGGAFFLFAGIASVAFAFFYTLLPETRGRTLEEMEELFGTFFQWRTKMRELEKQKTGQQLQMGTTATAAKN